TAAATATTACTGTATCTTTCTTCTGCCTCTTTTACACTTTCTGCAGTTCGAATAGTGCTATCTCCACCCCAATTTTGACCGCTTTTATTCCACATATGAGCCAATGATGCAGCATACTTTGGTTCATAGTGTACAATTTTAACTTCGTTCATTATGATCCTCCTCTGTATGTATAAAGAGTTATGATTTTACATATTCTCTTTTTAAACAACTTTCTAAGTAAAAAGCTGTAGCCTTAATATGGCTACAGCTTTTATTATTTTTATAAGTAAACTAATGAGTTACTAACTTAATAATAGCAAAATAATAGTGTAGGCCATTTAAAATCTTAGTATTTAATTTATGTTCATTTAAATCAATGTTAATCATTTTTTTGGCCTCCTTTTGATAGTATTTTATTTGTAACACAAACACATTATATAGTAAATAAAGTAAACTATAAAGTACAATAACATGTATGTATTATTTATGTTCGTTAAATAAGCTCTGCTAATTGAACAAACGTGCATTAATCAATATTAACTGGGCATAATAGTAAAAAATTTTTAATGAGGTGTTGTTATGGCAAAACAAGGAATGAAAAGACCTAATCCTAGTGATTCACATGGTACTGAAAGTAATAAAAAAATGAATCATGATAAAAATGATTTTGAACCAGTTCCAGAGATAAAAGGTAAAGCAAAAAAAGGCCATAAAAAAGCTGGCCCTATGTAAGATCTTAATAAGGGGCTGAACATTAGTATAATTTAAAGCTAGTATTCAGCTCTGTAATATACTCGCTTTTAGCTTCGACTACAGTGTTTGACAAGTTAACTACGTGGTTTGCTCACTTAGTTTTCCTAGTATTTATACCCTATGCTAGCTAATAAACTTTAATTTTTTCTGCCCTATCTGATGATAACCTAGCTAAAGCCCATAAAAAAAGAACTGTTAACAGTTCTATAGTTAAGTCTTAACTCATCATTTCTAACACTTTTTTTATTGTTTTTAGATTTCTTGTTGTTGATACCACATTAGCTTTTTTCTCAATAAAGGCATTATTGACTTTGCTTTTACTATAGCCATCTGGTAAGTATAAGTATATTTCTTTTTCGTTAATCCTGCACAAATCAAACTCTTTTAAACTACTATTTATCTGCTCTGTAAAATCTACTTTGCTTGCAGTTTTTAACAAAGTTACATATAGATTTTTATTGTTTTCTGTCTCAAAAGGAAATTTATCTACTATAGCTTGCAACTCTCTTTTTGTTCTTATAATAACCTCTATATTAAGCCCCTTGTTATGTTTAATCATGTTTTGAATTTCTTTTTCTATTAAATTGGTGTTTCTTTTACGAGTTCCTATAAAAACAATGTTGCCAGTGTTTAAATAGGTGGCTATTTTAAAATAGCCAAGTTTAGTGTAAATACTTACAATTTCACTCATCTTAATTTTGTTATTAACTCCAACATTTATACCCCTTAAAAACGATACCATCACCTTTGTACATTCCTTCCATAATTTTTTATTTTGCACTTATTGCAAAATTATTTATATCCATAGATGATTATTCTTAGGTGACTATTTATATATATCTTCAATACAACTTATTATCGATTTAAAAAAATAAAAATTTTAAATATTATTAAGACATTTATAGTGAAATGAAAAAAGTATTATAAATTCATGATTTTATATTATCACATTTCTTTAACGATGTGAGTAAAATTTATTGCTAAATAAAAAAAATAAGTTAAATATGGCAAAATATTTAATGTTATATGTCCATAATGAACAATCATATTTAATTTTAAAACACATATCATAATATTGACAAAAAAAACGAACTAACGTACTATGAAATATGTATTAATTAATATAAGGAGGTGAGAGTAGTGACAATAGCGAGAAATGTATTACTTACAAATTGGTTTGTAGATTTCTGTAATATTATTAGCAATAAAGCACATTTACAAAAGGCAAATTGGGTTAGTGCGTCATTCTATTGTAATTTATTAACAAATTTGGCAACTAACAATGTAATCAAAGTAAATAATGATAATAGTTTAGTTCGCTATTTTAAACTATACCGTTTAACTAACCTCTTGCCTTTATATAAAGGGAATACTGCATAAGCACCTTAGCTTATTTAGTTAACTCATTTTATAAATATAAAATGATAATCCCCTAATACCGGCATTAACCGGTATTAGGGGATTTTTGTGTTTAAAAAAAAGAAAAACAAAGGAGTGATTTTTATGAACTTAAAAAAATACTGTAAAACAGCAACAATGACTGCAAAAGCCCAAACCAATGCTGGCGTTTTTTATTTGTTGCCTAACTATATTCTTAAAATTGTATACTTAATTCCCTTAATATTTTTATGGAGAACTCTAATGACTAGCGGTGTTAAAACTGATATGTCATTAAAACAAATGCTTAGCTATACCTATATGAGTACTTTGTTAGGTGGACTTTTAGTAGTTAGAACTCCTTTAGGAAACTGGATTTACGAAGGGCTAATAATTGGTCTATATCAAAGACCGTTATCAATTTATGGGCATATAGTTGCTCAAACCATTGGCACAAGCTTGGTTGATTTATTGCTATTCACTCTTCCAATGTTAATTTTATCACCGTTATTTGCAGTAACAATTACCCCTGATTCGTGGTGGTTTTTAGTTAGCTTAATTCTATGTATTTCATTAGGAATAGCAATGGATTTTATCTTTGCTTGTATTCAAATAAGAATGATAAATGCCTCTTGGTTGGTCTATAACATTCGCAATGCTATTGTTTTAGTTTTTTCAGGCAGTGTTATACCCCTAGCAATTTTACCTTGGGGGCTTGGCAATATCTTAATTTATCAGCCGTTTGCCAGCTTAGGAGGAGCTACCCTAGCTATTTACACAGGTATATCAGAGCCATTTAAGCCTATTATGATTCAAGTTATTTGGAATATTGTACTGTGGATTTTAGCTATATTATTCTTTAAAAAATCTCAGGAGAGGATGATAAGCCATGGAGGTTAAAAAGCAATTTAAATCTTTGCAACTACTAAAGTTATTAGGTTTTTATGCCAAATTAGACTTAATGTGGTTACTAAGAGATACTAAAATAGCAGTATTTGCGATTTTATCAGAATCTATTGCAGCACTGGCATCGATTAGCTCTATTTTTTTACTAGCAATGAGATTTAAAGGTATTGGTAATATGAGCCACTATGAGGTTTTATTTATGTTAGGTTATGTGACTTCTGTATTTGGAGTTTTTAATACCTTTTGCTCCATGAACAATGTGGGTCATATAAGTAGGCGAATTGGTAGGGGGCAATTTGAACACATGTTTATTCAACCGTTATCAATGCCCATTCAGCTTATTAGTGAGGGTTTTATTCCCTTTACAGGGAGTAGCACCTTAGTGGTTGGCATATCTATAACCTGCATAGCACTAAGTAAACTTGCTGTATGCGTTACTTGGTGGTGGGTTTTAAGTTTTATTGGTAGTTTATTAGTTAGCATAGTAATAATTTTAAGTCTATCATATTTGTTTTCAAGCACAGCATTTTATGCCCCTGTTGCTTGTGAAGAAATATCGATGTTATTAATAGATAATTTAAGTTCATTAACAAAATATCCCCTAACAGGTATGCCAAAATTTATTGTTTATCCGTTAATAACTGTTTTGCCATACGGCTTATTGGGCTGGTTTCCAAGCATGACTTTATTAG
This Clostridium sp. 'deep sea' DNA region includes the following protein-coding sequences:
- a CDS encoding DUF1697 domain-containing protein, producing MVSFLRGINVGVNNKIKMSEIVSIYTKLGYFKIATYLNTGNIVFIGTRKRNTNLIEKEIQNMIKHNKGLNIEVIIRTKRELQAIVDKFPFETENNKNLYVTLLKTASKVDFTEQINSSLKEFDLCRINEKEIYLYLPDGYSKSKVNNAFIEKKANVVSTTRNLKTIKKVLEMMS
- a CDS encoding ABC-2 family transporter protein, coding for MEVKKQFKSLQLLKLLGFYAKLDLMWLLRDTKIAVFAILSESIAALASISSIFLLAMRFKGIGNMSHYEVLFMLGYVTSVFGVFNTFCSMNNVGHISRRIGRGQFEHMFIQPLSMPIQLISEGFIPFTGSSTLVVGISITCIALSKLAVCVTWWWVLSFIGSLLVSIVIILSLSYLFSSTAFYAPVACEEISMLLIDNLSSLTKYPLTGMPKFIVYPLITVLPYGLLGWFPSMTLLGKQPLALPNIFPALVALTLFIITYFVFKKGFNHYVKTGANRYKDMGHRR